A single region of the Anguilla anguilla isolate fAngAng1 chromosome 17, fAngAng1.pri, whole genome shotgun sequence genome encodes:
- the LOC118217221 gene encoding UBA-like domain-containing protein 1 — protein MDELRHQLMISQFVLAAGCAGDQAKQLLQAAHWQFETALSSFFQETSIPYSHHHQMMCTPSNTPATPPNFPDALAMFSRLKASENFHGNSPVAPPATSPPPQDSWALGPLTPQHPPLSQAPPPGWPAATARQASEEQAGVAMEVER, from the exons ATGGATGAACTGAGGCACCAATTAATGATAAGCCAGTTCGTTCTGGCCGCTGGTTGCGCTGGAGACCAGGCAAAGCAGCTTCTACAGGCGGCACACTGGCAGTTTGAG ACTGCGCTCAGTTCATTTTTCCAGGAAACCAGTATCCCGTACAGTCACCACCATCAAATG ATGTGCACTCCATCCAACACGCCAGCGACACCCCCAAACTTCCCCGATGCCCTCGCCATGTTCTCTCGCCTCAAGGCCTCTGAGAATTTCCACGGCAACAGCCCCGTGGCCCCCCCGGCCACCTCACCTCCCCCTCAGGACAGCTGGGCCCTGGGCCCTCttaccccccaacacccccctctGTCACAGGCGccccctcctggctggcctgcTGCCACCGCCCGGCAGGCCTCTGAAGAGCAGGCAGGCGTTGCCATGGAGGTGGAGAGATGA
- the LOC118216229 gene encoding forkhead box protein J1-B-like produces the protein MPVLTSPDIAVKFKEKWLSLHPEDRDSFGGLGNLDDSLTNLQWLQNFSILTAQPERHSTSGHRHSPNMHPTDTESPSSPPEGDTAASGVPQTLGNHITSSATANASSGDYHQQATRHVYHHHVIRHSEEIDYKTNHRVKPPYSYATLICMAMRASKKTKITLSAIYNWITENFCYYRHAEPSWQNSIRHNLSLNKCFMKVARTKDEPGKGGFWKIDPQYADMFVDGVFKRRRTHVATHTAPQRRQGKTAPQHGRRRKHTSQKWVAGTPLLTPQPEGSEASEGVLDWTSGFEDIVSCSSSSGNFEDLDINMALNALGCGVEISLQGHPLGAGGRWCSGGGTLGAEPACKYSEVSDSVGEHLCLQQGVAQTHPPSHPLQYKELTSFPQKQPHPWEESREELQPIALATDQSFGCYEGFFTETVPWEGAWGLTCDL, from the exons ATGCCAGTGCTAACTAGTCCGGATATTGCCGTAAAGTTTAAAGAGAAATGGCTGTCTTTACATCCCGAGGACCGGGACAGCTTTGGCGGCTTGGGAAACCTGGACGACAGTCTCACCAACCTTCAGTGGCTGCAGAACTTTTCCATCCTCACGGCTCAACCGGAGAGGCACTCCACCTCCGGTCATCGCCATTCCCCAAACATGCACCCGACGGACACGGAGTCCCCTTCCAGCCCTCCCGAAGGGGATACAGCTGCGTCGGGTGTGCCGCAGACCTTAGGAAACCACATAACATCCAGCGCCACGGCTAATGCGAGCTCCGGCGATTACCACCAGCAAGCCACAAGGCACGTTTACCACCATCACGTCATTCGACATTCCGAAGAGATAGACTACAAGACAAACCACCGGGTGAAACCACCTTACTCCTACGCCACACTTATTTGCATGGCCATGCGAGCGAGCAAAAAAACCAAGATCACCCTGTCCGCCATCTACAACTGGATCACGGAGAACTTCTGTTACTACCGACACGCGGAGCCCAGCTGGCAG AACTCCATTCGCCACAACCTGTCACTCAATAAGTGCTTCATGAAGGTGGCCAGAACAAAGGATGAACCCGGCAAAGGTGGGTTTTGGAAAATTGACCCTCAGTACGCCGACATGTTTGTGGACGGGGTGTTTAAGCGCAGGAGGACCCACGTCGCAACTCACACTGCCCCCCAGAGGCGGCAGGGCAAGACGGCACCCCAGCACGGCCGCAGACGCAAGCACACCTCCCAAAAGTGGGTTGCGGGAACCCCCCTGCTGACACCCCAGCCCGAAGGGAGCGAGGCTTCGGAGGGTGTCCTGGACTGGACCTCCGGATTCGAGGACATTGtttcctgcagcagcagcagcggtaACTTCGAAGACCTGGATATCAACATGGCCCTGAATGCCTTGGGCTGCGGGGTTGAAATCTCCCTGCAAGGGCACCccctgggggctggggggaggtggtgcagtgggggAGGGACCCTGGGGGCCGAGCCAGCCTGCAAGTACTCGGAGGTGAGCGACTCTGTGGGGGAACACCTCTGCCTACAGCAAGGCGTGGCCCAAACACACCCACCTTCCCACCCACTGCAGTACAAGGAGCTGACCTCATTCCCCCAGAAGCAGCCACACCCCTGGGAGGAGTCAAGGGAGGAGCTCCAGCCCATTGCCTTAGCTACAGACCAGTCCTTCGGCTGCTATGAGGGGTTCTTCACAGAGACGGTACCCTGGGAGGGGGCATGGGGTCttacctgtgacctttga